GGGTAATTTTGCTTCACATAATTCAACCAGGTGTGATGTGTTGGAACTATTGTATCCTCCCACAACAATTGCCAGGTCTGCTTTTTCACGCAATAAACCATAAGTGGAATCCTGGTTTTCATTTGTAGCGTAACACAATGTGTCGCGGGTATCGGCAAAATGGTCTTTAATATTGGGTTCACCATATTTTTTTACCATCACCTGCTTTATATATTCGGCAATTTCTTGTGTTTCACTGGCAAGCATGGTAGTTTGATTGATTACGCCAACGCGCTGCAGGTATTTTGCCGGGTCAAAGCCCTGTGAACAGCGATCTTTAAATAATAATTGAAATTCTTCGGGTCCGATTTCACCCAATATAAATGCGCCTAATTTTTTCGCTTCATGAATATCTTTCACTACAATGGCAGGGGCATTGATCTCACTTCTCGAAAAAGTGGCCCTGGTTTCCTCATGATTATGTTTGCCATGAATAACTATGGAATAATTACCTTCTCCAAGCTTTTCAGCCCTGTTCCATACCTTTTCAACAAAGGGGCAGGTGGTATCGTATTTATGAACTTCTATACCAATCGCTTTAATTTTTTCCTGTATTTGTAAAGTAGTTCCAAAAGCCGGAATAATAACAATATCATTTGAATTAACCTCGCTCCAGCCAATAAGTTGTTTTCCAGAAATATCCATAATAAAACGAACGCCCCGATCAGTAAGATCTTTATTAACTTCCGGATTATGTATCATCTGACTTAAAAGAAAAATTCGCTTTCCGGGATTTTCCTCTACAGCCTTAAAAGATATTTCAATGGCATTCTCAACACCATAGCAAAAGCCAAAATGCCGGGCAATTAAAAAACGTACAGGGCCGAAATCCAATAGAGTAGGAGTGAAATCCTTTTTACGCGGGTCGGTTATGCGCCTTACATTCTTTATCTTCGATATGATCGGACTTCTGTAAAACTCCGGTATCTGGAATTGTTTCATTCAACTTCTTCTAATCTCTTCTGCTTGTATAGCGAAGAATATAATATACTAAAGTTGTTATTGAAGCCAATGCGGCAACAAAGTAGGTCATCGCGGCCCATTTCAGTGCTGTAACCGCTTTGTCGTGATCTTCGCCGGGCGTAATATTAGCCGAGTTGAGCCATACCAAAGCGCGTCTGCTGGCATCTATTTCAACGGGCAATGTTACTAATGGGAACAACGTGATAATCGCTTGCAAAATAATAATAACAAGCAATGCTTGCGTATACATCTGCGCTCCAAAAGCAAGAAAAGCCATCGCGATATAAACAAATTGCATTAGGCCCGAAGTGATATTAACAACAGGAACTAATTTAGAACGTAAGTTAAGCCATGTATACGCTGTCGCATGTTGTATAGCATGACCACATTCATGCGCCGCGATAGCCGCTGCAGAAATACTTTGTCCGTCATATACATCACGGCTGAGATTCACTGTTTTATCAGCGGGATTGTAATGATCGGTTAACTGACCTTCTACTGAAATCACCTTCACATCAAAAATTCCACTATCATGCAACATTTTTTCGGCCACTTGTTTGCCGCTCATGCGATTAAACAAAGGTATCTGCGAATATTCTCTAAATACACTTTTCAAACGGTTACTTACTAACCATCCAATACCCATAAATCCGAAGACTATTAAAAGTAATACTGGATCAAAATTTCCAAACATCATAGTTATAAATTTTTAGTTATGTAAATATACTATTCAAATTTCATACCCTTTACATATGATGTAAATATAACGATGAACAATGCCAAATTGATGGTTAAAATTTGTTAAAGATGTAATGCTGTCAGATTGTAGTTGTTGTTGAAAGTCACAATGGCAGTATAATTTATACGCTAAGAAATAAATTTCATTTGGTATACAATTTGAAAGTTTCTTTATAAAATAATATAAACCAATTAAAAATTACGGGAGGACCATAAAATGACACTTTTAACAATTAACAAACCAAACAGAAGCGGAAACAGGAATAAGTTATTCCAAACCTTTCCCGGAGTATTCGATGAATTTTTTAATGACTTCATCAAAAATGATTCGGCGGCTTATGTTCCCGCGGTAAATATTGCGGAAAACGCCAATGACTTTACTATAGACTTATCTGCTCCTGGCTTCAGTAAGGAGGATTTTAAGCTAAAGGTTGAAGACAGCGTGCTTACTGTATCAGGTGAGTCCAAAACGGAAAGCAAGAATGAGAACAGCAACTATACAAGGAAAGAATTCAGCTATAGCTCATTCAAGCGTTCATTTACGTTACCCGAGAATGTTGATGAAGAAAACATTAATGGGAAGTATGAGAATGGAATATTGAAATTGACTCTTGCAAAAAAAGCTGAAGCAAGTGTTAAAGCTGCTAAGGAGATCAAAATTGCCTGATCGTTGATAAGTTTGTTATCAAAAAGCGTCTTGCATATAAGCAAGGCGCTTTTTTATTTTGAGTAGATTTGTTGATATTGTAAAAGAAGCGTATACGAAAATGAAAATGGAGAAAAGGCCTTTAATATTAGTAACGAATGATGACGGGATAATGGCACCCGGGGTTCGTGCTTTGGTGGAAGTGATGAAAGAGCTTGGCGATGTGGCAATCGTTGCGCCAGACAAGGCTCAATCGGGAATGGGGCATGCCATTACCATAAACTCAACATTGCGAATCAATAAATCGGACATTTATGGCGTTTTACATGAATACAGTTGCTCTGGCACCCCTGTTGATTGCGTAAAAATTGCCGTTAACAAAATATTGCATCGCAAACCGGACTTATGTGTGTCAGGTATAAATCACGGGTCAAATAGTTCCATTAGTGTGATCTATTCCGGTACTATGTCGGCGGCGGTAGAAGGTGCTATTGAAAATATACCTTCAATTGGTTTCTCTTTATGTGATCATTCAATTGACGCTAATTTTTCAGCGGCAAAAATAGTTGTGAGGGGTATTGCGCAGAATGTAATGAAGAATGGTTTACCTGAAGGTACTTGTCTGAATGTTAATATTCCTCCATTACACATTGATGAGTTAAAAGGGATCAGGGTTTGCAGGCAGGCAAAGGCTAATTGGATAGAGGAACTCGATGAGCGTAAAGACCCGAGCGGAAACAGCTATTATTGGCTGACCGGAAGTTTTCAGAATTTTGAAAAGGGGAACACTGAAACAGATGCTTATGCCCTTGACAATGGGTTTGTTTCTGTTGTTCCAGTGCAATTCGATATGACAGCTCACAGATCCATAACAATATTGAATCAATGGAATTTAGAAATAA
This genomic stretch from Bacteroidota bacterium harbors:
- the surE gene encoding 5'/3'-nucleotidase SurE is translated as MEKRPLILVTNDDGIMAPGVRALVEVMKELGDVAIVAPDKAQSGMGHAITINSTLRINKSDIYGVLHEYSCSGTPVDCVKIAVNKILHRKPDLCVSGINHGSNSSISVIYSGTMSAAVEGAIENIPSIGFSLCDHSIDANFSAAKIVVRGIAQNVMKNGLPEGTCLNVNIPPLHIDELKGIRVCRQAKANWIEELDERKDPSGNSYYWLTGSFQNFEKGNTETDAYALDNGFVSVVPVQFDMTAHRSITILNQWNLEIKK
- a CDS encoding 4-hydroxy-3-methylbut-2-enyl diphosphate reductase, which produces MKQFQIPEFYRSPIISKIKNVRRITDPRKKDFTPTLLDFGPVRFLIARHFGFCYGVENAIEISFKAVEENPGKRIFLLSQMIHNPEVNKDLTDRGVRFIMDISGKQLIGWSEVNSNDIVIIPAFGTTLQIQEKIKAIGIEVHKYDTTCPFVEKVWNRAEKLGEGNYSIVIHGKHNHEETRATFSRSEINAPAIVVKDIHEAKKLGAFILGEIGPEEFQLLFKDRCSQGFDPAKYLQRVGVINQTTMLASETQEIAEYIKQVMVKKYGEPNIKDHFADTRDTLCYATNENQDSTYGLLREKADLAIVVGGYNSSNTSHLVELCEAKLPTYFISSASEIESKNTIRHFNYHKQEHLSTEKFLPAKEPIEIILTSGASCPDAIVDGVLQKILSYFPTAKSVNEVLNSVVNGN
- a CDS encoding zinc metallopeptidase — its product is MFGNFDPVLLLIVFGFMGIGWLVSNRLKSVFREYSQIPLFNRMSGKQVAEKMLHDSGIFDVKVISVEGQLTDHYNPADKTVNLSRDVYDGQSISAAAIAAHECGHAIQHATAYTWLNLRSKLVPVVNITSGLMQFVYIAMAFLAFGAQMYTQALLVIIILQAIITLFPLVTLPVEIDASRRALVWLNSANITPGEDHDKAVTALKWAAMTYFVAALASITTLVYYILRYTSRRD
- a CDS encoding Hsp20/alpha crystallin family protein; translation: MTLLTINKPNRSGNRNKLFQTFPGVFDEFFNDFIKNDSAAYVPAVNIAENANDFTIDLSAPGFSKEDFKLKVEDSVLTVSGESKTESKNENSNYTRKEFSYSSFKRSFTLPENVDEENINGKYENGILKLTLAKKAEASVKAAKEIKIA